The DNA region GGACTCGGCGGCTGCTCCTGGTCCGCCATGAGATCTACGCTGGACTGCGAGTGACGCCGTTGACCCGGCCACGTGCAGGCATCGCGGATGCTGTCGATTAGGCGCTGCGGGAATGTCTTGTACTCCATGTCCACCGACTGCGTGTCGCCGAAGTTGAAATCCGCCACTTCAACATTGAAGCTGTGAAGCGAAAGAAGTGGTTGAAAGCGTGTCCATAGGTATTTTGGCAGTGCTTACCGATTTCCCCGTTGAATATAATAGGCCACGCCGAAAACAACAAGAATTACCGCCACCAAAGTGCAGCTTACGGGCACAACCACGACTGAAAGCTGAGATTGACGCTGAGCTGCGTAGtcaaataaacaataaattgtaaagaattatatttaaattaacttcGTTTTACCCACCTTCATACATGTTGATGGTGACCTGATTGAGTGTTTGGGAGACCTCATTGCGTATGAAGAACAGAATAGTCTTGCTTTCACTGAAGTAACGCATGAATTCATATGAGCAGTTTTCTATTGGTTCATACTGGTCGCAGGTCTCATTGCCCGTGGAGTTGTAAGGAGCTACAAGGAAAAGACAGTCATTATGATAAGAAGCAATAAGCAATTACAATGCCACTCACCAGTGAAGACTTGAGTGCACAGCTCAAACGGCGGTGATCCCTTGCAGTTGACATTGAGCTGAAGCACCTCCCAGTGTTGAAGCCAATTTTTGCCCGTGGTGCCGAAACCGCTTATGGGATCTAAAGTGTTTTCAGCTTTGAGAATTAGAAAACGGCTCAtacaaaacattaaacaaacCTACCCTTAGACACAACGCGTTGCTGGAAATAGCCGTATATCTGCTTGGGATCCTGGGCCACGAATTTTTTGGTCACGCAATTGAATGGCGGTTGAAGGCCGGGTACCAAAGTGAGCTTGGACAGCCTTCGCACTCCAAGCGGATTGACCAGAGCCACGGACACATTCCCACCATTCTCAGCGGAAGCCTTCTGCTGCTTTAGCGCACTGGTTATGTTTAAGCCGAGAAGGGCAGCGTTGGCATGCATAATCTGGGCTACATCGCGTTTGAATCGTGCCGGCGGCTTTGGAGTTGTTGCTTTTGTAGTTGTTGACGACGTTGTTGTTTTCGGAGTGGTTGTTGTGGCAGGTGTTGTCGTAGTTGCTGGAGTTGTAGATGTGGTTGTTgatgtcgtcgtcgtcgtagTAGTGGTTGTAGTAGTAGTTGTTGTGGTGGTCGTAGTTGAGGGCGTCGGCTCCGGCGGAATTTCTAGTGAAGCCACCACTAATACCTCCATATCATAGTATTGCTCAGCTTTCGGATATGTGGCCAGATAGTCCAACGAACTAGACATCCCGAGATATGTGCAGTTCTGAAACCAATAGGTCAGAATGCGATAGCCCTTCGACCGCAGAAAAAGTAGGTCCGCATCGGAAAGCGATACGCTGTGATTCACCGCCTCCTGGGTGGACACAAACTCATGGGGTCTTATCACATTGTTCTGAATCAGCTCCAACCGGCCGCCTAGCAAGCTGTCCAGCTTGATTCCAATCGAGGCCTTGGCCTCTGTCACCCAGAAAAAGGAGACGAACttctccacttccactttGATGACATGCGTGGCCGGTTGCTCCTGCGTGTACACCACAGACCAATTGCTGGTAGCGCTGTTCGTTTCAATCGCCTGTGGGGACAAAGGGAAGTGTTTAGTATATTTGGTAGCAGTTTTAAGCCACTCTGCATGCAAATTCGTCCACAATAGCAGCCCCCGATTGGCGCTGATATGGCCACGTACCAGGCACAATCGGAAAAGCTATGGCTGAATAGTAATTGTGTAAAATTACCATTCAAATGACGCCATATCAATTGAAGCCACATGGCTGAGATTAGAAAAGGAATAGTTTACGTCTGTTTGCACATGTAAGCGTTTGCTTGCTTTtgtattcaaaatatatttttaaaataaataacttattGAATTCAGTGAATTAAACTCTATCTAAACGTGTTGGGAAAAATTGCGAcggaaataataaaatttgtatgATTTTAATCGAATAAGAACCATTAGCATTGCGGTTTtcatttgataaatattttcaatattatGCTCATTTTAGCCATTGCGGTTATAGATTTGAATCTCAAGTTTGCTTGATAGAAATAATGAATCGTTTTCGATGTTATCGTTCGTTTCGTTATTCGTTCTTTCTGAAGGGGGAATAATTAGGATAGGATTTCTGAATAATAACCAGGAaagcaatgtatgtatgtataattatttagAAAACTAAATATTCTCCATTTTACTGTCTACAAAATGAAACCTTTTTTTAACCAACGTTTTGAATAAAAAGTTCTAGGATCTCTGAAATTAGGAATTGCCAAATAGGTGTCATTAAATTACACTCTgaaacttttgtttaaaacaCTTTAGAACAAAATTTGGTAATGAACAATTGGCATGGACCAATgctaaactaaaaaaaaaatgttagaaaGTTCTCCTTTgaccaaaaacgaaaacttttGGCTATAGGAATTATTTGCATTAATGATATACTGCTTAGCTGAGTTTGGGCAGGCCAACCACTTGGCACTAGTTCTCCTGACCAGTTTAATGATCGCCGTAGATGAAAACTCTGGGCTTGTAGACTGGCTTGCAATAttggcatttgcattcgcaGGCAATAAGTCTAGTCACCATAATTCGAAacttttttgctttgtttaacACGTTCCGCAGGGGGATGGGGTAGGACAACGGAGGTGGAATTATTACCTTCCGATGGCCAGCACTGTCGGACCAGGTGAACCTGTAGGGCCTGCCCCCGGGAGCCGGTTTGTCGCCATCGAAAAGCTTGGCGGACACATTGATAGTGGATCCGATGAGGGCCTGCTCGGGAGCGGTGATGATGACGGTGTAACAGGTAACTGCAATGTGGAGTGGGCATCATTAGTGACACAGTTCTTGGGCTCGTTGGTTTCACCACCATGTCCACTCTGCACCATACATTAACCATCACCCACTTCCACCATTATCCATACCTGTCTGCAGCAGAGCGAAGAAAACCAGCGACGACGCTGCTAGCGACATGTTCGCCAAACCGATCGCCATTTCCGTCCACTCAGCGCTGGTTATGGAAAATCACTTGGGAGCACCCCTGCAGCGAGTCCCCTCCCTTACCATTAAATCGCAATCCAATTCGAGcgacaaataaaattataacgaacaaaaaagaaacacaaagGGGTATCTCACTTTTCGGCGACGGATACACCCACTTTCACGACCTATTCTCTACTTTGAACACGGTTAATTGCTTTCGTTTGGGTTCCGGAGCACTGGACTCCGTGATTGTGTCGAATTTACTGCTGTAATTCTGTTATtgcgtttttaatttgttctaTAATTTCTGCAGCCTGCAGTGAATGAGTGGGCAATAGTGTGGCCAGGTGGCAAGCACAACACGAGCTAAATAAGGGCGTACTGCAGTTTAATCCGACGAAAAGCGCGCCATTCTTAAAATTCAAACTGATATTTTTCATGTTTAAGGGGCATGAAGCTTTAGCTTAAAACAAATCAAAGGGAACAAAAAAGATGTATTCAATACGTAAATATGTGGAAATTATGTAAATAAGTTGACGAAACATATCAATTTTATAAGAggtatatttttttcaagCTGTTACTTTCTATAGAGTCCAAGACATACAATTTTAGTTTGTAGTACTTCcacacataaaaacaaaagaaacccCACTAAAGCTTACCATTTTAAAAACACAAGTTTCCGGCAAACAGCTCTTTTTACCTTGTTAAAATACTAAGTTCGATTTATTCGTTAGTTGTAAATACATAATCATATATTACTGCGTACATATGCGTGTAGTTGTGTATATGTTAATATTTGAAGTAAACTTAATAGTACAAATGAAAGACAACGAGATGAGAAAGCAATAATTACTTTGGGATAAGCGAACCGCACAGAATTCTCAATACATTGTTCGGCGGCGCCGCCGGATTCTACTTCTTCTTGCTCTTGCCGAGGGTGAGCGTGTGGTGGGCGGTGACCAACTGCTGCTTGCGCCGCTGGAAGTCGAGGTAATCCTCCTCGAGCGCCTTTCGCGACTCCTCCAGCTTGCGCTTCTCCTCGGCGTGATCGCGCTTTAGTTTCTCGAACTTGGCGTGCAGGTCCTTCTCGCTCTCCTTCAGCTCGGCCTCCTTCTCCTTCACGCGCTGCACGAACATTTGGCGAACCTCTTCCTCCTTCGACTGCAGCTCGGCCAGATGGTTGGAGCGCTTGGCCTCAAACGTCTGCTGGAACGAGATTGGCTTGTTGTCGCTATCCACATCGCTGAAGCCCATTTGCTCAAGTCTTTTTTGGCGATACAGCTCGTAGTGCCGCGTGTGTGTCTTTTCGCGCATATCCTCCATGTTGGTGCGAATAAGCATCTCGCGAAGCTTCACAAAGTCGCAGTGCGTCTCATTCTCCACCTGCACCGTGCCCCAGGGATACTGGCGAGCGCGGATGAGCTTGTTCCCCACCTTAATAAACTCCGTGCTGCCCACCACGGCGAAGGGAATGTGCGAGTTCATGCTGGTGTTGGTCTCGGCCACCGTCTCATCATCGGTTGGGAACTGATAGATGTGCACTCCATTGGTGTTTAGCTCCTGAATGATCTTCGCCTTGAAGCGCTGCAGCTCAACCTTGGAAATGGTATCCGCCTTGGCAATCACCGGAATGATGTTCACCTTGCTGTCCAGCTTCTTCATGCAAACCAGATCCAGCGATTTGAGGCCGTGCCCAGTGGGGCAGATGAAGTAGAGGCAGATGTGGATGCGGCTGTCGTGACATGACACCAGCGATCGCTTGATCTTCAGCTCCTCCTGGAGATAGTTCTCGAACTGTGCGTCGATGTAGTCCACCACCGCCTTAAACGAGTCGTCCTTGTTGATCTGATCGCCGTAGCCCACCGTGTCACATATGGTCAGCTTGAGTCGCACATTGCTCTCCTGCAGCTCGTAGGTGTGTGCCTTCAACTTGACGCTGGGCAAGGTGTGGGGACTCGGTGTGGACTCGAAGCTGGTGTTGAACAGCGTGTCCATCAGCGTGGATTTGCCCAGTCCGGTTTCGCCTGCGGAGCGTAAAGATATTAAAATGGGGGTCAGATTAGGGGAACCTTCGCCCAAGTGAGCTCAATTGGCCACAGAAGCACCCAAGTGAGCTCAATTGGCCACAGAAGCAGTACGGCATTGGTGTCACGGTGAAATTGTAGAAAGTGGTGGAGGAAATCGATTGCCGGGCACTTTGCATACTAATCGTATCTGGGCGTCTGGTTATTTCAATTGTTTACCCGCAGACATGTACGCAAGTGATTCACTTTATCTGAGCAATGCACTCCAACATGAGGCACTTGAGTACATAGTACAGCGATGTCCAAACCAAAAGCATATTTTTTACGAAGTGCCGTTTAGTGCTGTGCAGCCGTTAGTTTAACTCTTTATTTATATCTCTAGTACTATTTTACTGACTTTGCTTTAATTCTTAAAGTTGAACATAATAAAAGAACAcacctttattttttttaattactcaCTACATCGAGGGACCACTGTATGTggacaaacaaaacacaagtTTAAAACATGCTTTAAGCTATTATGTCGTTATTGTCAAGGATAATACATATCAAATAATAGAAAACCAGGCACAATATGTTATCCTTCATGGGAAATGAAAAACCAGTGCTATTGCTTTGGCCACCACTGTTTTATATGCAAGTAAAACTTCGGTTGATTCACTGTGCAgcatacacactcacacacggaAAGTTCGCCCGCATATACACACCTATACACATGACGTTGAAGACAAATCCATTCTGGACACTCTTGTTGACCAGTTGGTCCGGCAAGCTGTCGAATCCTACGTGACCGGACTGCTTCAGGGTTCGGAGATGAATCTCCTTTTTGTCGACGAAATCCACTTCAACGGACATTTTCCAATAGTCAAGTCAAATAATCCAATAATCCGGGAACAGAGATCGGATCAAAGGCGTCGCCAACGAATCTGCAAGTGTGGCCAGTTTCGCCGAAGGGCTAAATACCAGCAGCTCAGAAAAATTTGtggataaaaataaaaacaaaattatagctAAAAGAAATTAATTCAAGAGTATAAATGTTATAGTGGTATCTTTATTCAAGTTTAAAGCCTAAGTgacttttttaaataatgaaatgtcTAAACAATTTACGAGCCATCTGGCATCTCTGGATCCACACAGTCGTCGATCCGGCAGCCCGCATTGCTGATGTGTCTACAGCTGTCAAAAGTTGCATGTTAAACGGAAAGTCGAAAGTTGAAGTCTgcgaattaaatattatttaccaCCCACACACTTGCTGAGCAACCACGATGTCAAAGGACGCTAATCCCAAGGAGGCGCTGATCAAGGCTGCCTACGCCGATGTGCATAAATTCGGCAATAACCGAGAGTTTGATAAGGCTGTCAAGGCAGTGAATCGCAGTAAGTTTCTCAGATTAAAGAGGATATAATCCACAAGATGACTCCCCTATGTCCTCTGTAGTCCTAGGCGTTGCCCCCGACGATCCCACGGCCCTGCACTGCAAGGTGGTCTGCCTGGTGCAGCTTTCAAAGTTCGAGGAGGCCTACAAGTTCATCGAGAAGAATCGTCTGTCCTCCCTTTCCTTTGAGAAGGCCTACTGCGAGTACCGCCTAAACAAACAACAGCAAGCGCTCAAGACTATAGATGATGCGGGCCTGCAGCCCTTGCCGCCGAATCTTAAGGAGCTTCGAACCCAGGTCCTGTATCGATTGGAGCGCTACGATGAGTGCCTAGACTCCTACCGTGACATCATCAAGAACACCAGTGACGAGTACGAGGACGAGCGAAGGACCAATCTTAGCGCAGTGGCCGCCAATTTGGCTGTGGACCAGACCAAGGAGGTGCCCGATGTGCCGGAGGACACCTACGAGCAGTACTTCAATAGCGCTTGCATTCAGGCTAATCGGCAGAAGTACGCCGAGGCCGAGCGCAAATTGCGCACCAGCGAGAAGCTCTGCCGGGAGTTCCTCGAGGACGAGGGTGCCTCCGAGGAGGAGATAATCGAGGAGGTGGACGTCATTCGCGTCCAACTGGCCTACGTCCTCCAACTGCAGGGCAAGACCAAGGAGGCGGCCAGCATCTACGCGGACTGCCTGCGCCATAAGCCTAAGGACGCGGCCTTGGTTGCCGTGGCCAGCAACAACTCTGTGGTGATCAATAAGGACCAGAACGTCTTTGACTCCAAGAAGAAAATACGCGCTGCCCTTGCCGACGCCTGTGAGCCCAAGCTCACCTCGCGCCAGAAGCAGGTCATAGCCGTTAACAACTGTCTACTGGCACTTTATACTAATGCCGGCGACCAAGTGCAACAACTTAGCCAAAAGCTAGCTCAGACCTATCCGCAGGTAGAATTTGAGGCGCTCCTCATTCGCTGCAGCCAGCTGGCCAAGGACCGCAAGCACAAGGAGGCAATCGATCAGCTACAAAAGTTCGCTGCAGCCCACAAGTCGCACGAATTCGTCAGCAAATTTGCTGTCATCCAACTTCAGCTGCTTCAGGTAAGttacaaacaatttaaacaatatGGAAACGTGTCCAACGAATTTCTTTCTTTAGGGCAATCGCAAGGATGCCATAGAAACACTACTGTCATTGGGCGAGGCCATGTACAAGCCTGGCGTTGTCTCCGCTCTAGTCTCCCTTTATCTGGGCACGGACAACAAGACAGCAGCCTCGGCGCTGCTGAAGTCCGCTGTTGACTGGTACAAGAAGAACAAGGTGAGCAGTGGTGATCTGTCGGATATGTGGCGTCAGGCGGCCGAGTTCCATTTGCGTGGTGGCGCTTCCGAGACGGCCGCTAGTTCCCTGGAGGAACTACTCAAGCTGAACCCCAACGATACCAAGGTTTTGGCCCAACTGGTCATCGCCTACGCCCAGTTCCAGCCCAAGAGGGCTCTTGAGCTGAGTAGAAAGTTACCCAAACTGGAAACGTTGACCACTGCCTCCGAAATCGACGCCCTAGAGGCGGCCAACTGGGTGATGTCAGTAAAGGCGGCAAAGAAGTCTGCCAATGCCAAGATCGAACCCTCACCGAGCACACCGCTAGAGAAAAAGAAGAACCagaaccggaaacggaaggGCAAGCTTCCCAAGAACTACAACTCCGAAGTGGCTCCTGATCCAGAGCGGTGGTTGCCCAAGTACGAGCGCACAGGATTCCGAAAGAAGCGAGGTGGTGCACGAGGCAAGGATGTCATTAAGGGCTCCCAGGGCATGGCGTCTGGAGCAGCCGATCAATAGTAAGCTCGTTagataaaaaacatttaaatgtttctGATTATAATATTCCTTTACAGCGACATGTCCAACCGCGTCAATCTGACCAAGAACTCCCCCGCCACACCCGTTTTCCAGGAAACAGCACCTGGACCAAGGCAACAGCACCGTAAAGGTGGCCACAAAAAGAAGAAGGGAGGCCGCTTTTAAATTGACACAGATCTTATTCATTGCCTTTATACTTTGATTATAAAAACCGGTTTTGCATTTTAACTTATTGTACAACTGGTCAATTGATTAGGCTTTCTTTATTAATGTGCATACACAAAAATCTATTTTATTCATCATTGTCGTCATCAC from Drosophila santomea strain STO CAGO 1482 chromosome 3R, Prin_Dsan_1.1, whole genome shotgun sequence includes:
- the LOC120454605 gene encoding G8 domain-containing protein DDB_G0286311, which encodes MAIGLANMSLAASSLVFFALLQTVTCYTVIITAPEQALIGSTINVSAKLFDGDKPAPGGRPYRFTWSDSAGHRKAIETNSATSNWSVVYTQEQPATHVIKVEVEKFVSFFWVTEAKASIGIKLDSLLGGRLELIQNNVIRPHEFVSTQEAVNHSVSLSDADLLFLRSKGYRILTYWFQNCTYLGMSSSLDYLATYPKAEQYYDMEVLVVASLEIPPEPTPSTTTTTTTTTTTTTTTTTTSTTTSTTPATTTTPATTTTPKTTTSSTTTKATTPKPPARFKRDVAQIMHANAALLGLNITSALKQQKASAENGGNVSVALVNPLGVRRLSKLTLVPGLQPPFNCVTKKFVAQDPKQIYGYFQQRVVSKDPISGFGTTGKNWLQHWEVLQLNVNCKGSPPFELCTQVFTAPYNSTGNETCDQYEPIENCSYEFMRYFSESKTILFFIRNEVSQTLNQVTINMYEAQRQSQLSVVVVPVSCTLVAVILVVFGVAYYIQRGNRFNVEVADFNFGDTQSVDMEYKTFPQRLIDSIRDACTWPGQRRHSQSSVDLMADQEQPPSPSFAGNVGDVDSNLRYNTFN
- the LOC120453997 gene encoding signal recognition particle subunit SRP72, whose protein sequence is MSKDANPKEALIKAAYADVHKFGNNREFDKAVKAVNRILGVAPDDPTALHCKVVCLVQLSKFEEAYKFIEKNRLSSLSFEKAYCEYRLNKQQQALKTIDDAGLQPLPPNLKELRTQVLYRLERYDECLDSYRDIIKNTSDEYEDERRTNLSAVAANLAVDQTKEVPDVPEDTYEQYFNSACIQANRQKYAEAERKLRTSEKLCREFLEDEGASEEEIIEEVDVIRVQLAYVLQLQGKTKEAASIYADCLRHKPKDAALVAVASNNSVVINKDQNVFDSKKKIRAALADACEPKLTSRQKQVIAVNNCLLALYTNAGDQVQQLSQKLAQTYPQVEFEALLIRCSQLAKDRKHKEAIDQLQKFAAAHKSHEFVSKFAVIQLQLLQGNRKDAIETLLSLGEAMYKPGVVSALVSLYLGTDNKTAASALLKSAVDWYKKNKVSSGDLSDMWRQAAEFHLRGGASETAASSLEELLKLNPNDTKVLAQLVIAYAQFQPKRALELSRKLPKLETLTTASEIDALEAANWVMSVKAAKKSANAKIEPSPSTPLEKKKNQNRKRKGKLPKNYNSEVAPDPERWLPKYERTGFRKKRGGARGKDVIKGSQGMASGAADQYDMSNRVNLTKNSPATPVFQETAPGPRQQHRKGGHKKKKGGRF
- the LOC120453999 gene encoding septin-2 gives rise to the protein MSVEVDFVDKKEIHLRTLKQSGHVGFDSLPDQLVNKSVQNGFVFNVMCIGETGLGKSTLMDTLFNTSFESTPSPHTLPSVKLKAHTYELQESNVRLKLTICDTVGYGDQINKDDSFKAVVDYIDAQFENYLQEELKIKRSLVSCHDSRIHICLYFICPTGHGLKSLDLVCMKKLDSKVNIIPVIAKADTISKVELQRFKAKIIQELNTNGVHIYQFPTDDETVAETNTSMNSHIPFAVVGSTEFIKVGNKLIRARQYPWGTVQVENETHCDFVKLREMLIRTNMEDMREKTHTRHYELYRQKRLEQMGFSDVDSDNKPISFQQTFEAKRSNHLAELQSKEEEVRQMFVQRVKEKEAELKESEKDLHAKFEKLKRDHAEEKRKLEESRKALEEDYLDFQRRKQQLVTAHHTLTLGKSKKK